From Rudanella lutea DSM 19387, a single genomic window includes:
- the sbcD gene encoding exonuclease subunit SbcD produces MKILHTGDWHLGKRLYKHDLRDDHELFLNWLADLVDERDVDVLLIAGDIFDTTNPNDGSMSLYYKFLTRMLPLGRRIIITGGNHDSASKLNAPRELLRHLDIHVVGCTSHDCADEVIRINQGSTDLVVAAVPYLRDTDLRQSISGQSYEERVEALRTGIRNHYERLADYCHQTYAQVPLLAMGHLYVNGASVSESEREIHCVGGQAAFSTEHFPGGFNYVALGHIHMPQSMGSDGMVRYSGSPIPLSFSERANAHQVLELSLENGILTNVCSIRVPSFRRLQHVGGTLEQVRDSLEQITAEEGQLTTLVEILVEEAQESHATRLHFEQLHRDYMEAPFSIAKARLVFQNKRQGLESLLVADTHLQDLSYLDVFERRLDSSLVDPENRSVLLETYKQLYRAVTEQASPFLHENSADTLS; encoded by the coding sequence ATGAAAATATTACATACAGGTGATTGGCACCTGGGAAAGCGGCTTTACAAACATGATCTGCGCGATGACCACGAGCTTTTTCTGAATTGGCTGGCCGATTTGGTTGATGAGCGAGACGTTGACGTGTTACTCATTGCAGGGGACATCTTCGATACCACAAACCCTAACGATGGGTCGATGTCCTTATATTATAAGTTTCTCACCCGGATGCTTCCACTGGGTCGGCGTATCATTATTACAGGAGGTAACCACGACTCGGCCAGTAAGCTAAATGCCCCCCGCGAACTGTTGCGCCATCTGGATATACACGTGGTTGGTTGCACAAGTCACGATTGTGCCGATGAAGTGATCCGTATTAATCAAGGCTCAACCGATCTGGTCGTAGCGGCTGTTCCTTATCTACGTGATACGGATCTCCGTCAATCGATCTCTGGACAGTCGTACGAAGAGCGAGTTGAAGCGTTGCGTACTGGTATACGAAATCACTATGAGCGTCTGGCCGACTACTGTCATCAAACATACGCGCAGGTGCCGCTTCTGGCCATGGGGCACCTGTATGTAAACGGAGCGAGTGTGTCGGAAAGTGAACGAGAGATTCACTGTGTGGGCGGTCAGGCGGCTTTCTCAACCGAACACTTTCCGGGCGGATTCAATTATGTAGCCCTGGGCCATATCCATATGCCACAGTCGATGGGCTCCGATGGGATGGTTCGGTACAGTGGCTCGCCCATTCCGCTTAGCTTCAGTGAACGCGCCAACGCGCATCAGGTGCTTGAGTTATCGCTCGAAAACGGGATTCTGACCAATGTGTGTTCTATTCGGGTGCCTTCGTTCCGGCGGTTGCAGCACGTAGGCGGTACACTTGAGCAGGTAAGGGATTCGCTTGAGCAGATTACGGCAGAAGAGGGCCAATTGACAACCCTTGTCGAAATACTGGTTGAAGAAGCACAGGAAAGCCACGCGACCCGACTTCACTTTGAGCAACTCCATCGTGATTACATGGAGGCTCCTTTTTCGATAGCCAAAGCGAGATTGGTGTTTCAGAACAAACGGCAGGGGCTGGAGTCGTTGTTAGTGGCCGATACCCACTTGCAAGACCTATCGTACCTGGACGTTTTCGAGCGTCGGCTGGATAGTTCGCTTGTTGATCCAGAAAACCGCTCTGTACTTCTCGAAACCTACAAACAACTTTACCGGGCTGTGACAGAACAGGCCTCGCCCTTCTTGCATGAAAATTCGGCAGATACGCTTTCGTAA
- a CDS encoding AAA family ATPase, which translates to MKIRQIRFRNINSFYGEHPPVQFTEGALAATGLFVISGPTGAGKSTLLDVITLALFNRVPRISGQLSNTVLVNEGLIVNQQAMQEPNTAAYAEVEYEVAGEAYRSRWSVRKNRNGNWNNYEMEVAHLPKGETEGKLFPIKNLADFPRKNEELIGLTYEQFIRSIVLAQGAFDQFLKAKAAERSKMLEKITGTEIYRLLSQRAYAIAKDYDAQLETMRQAVSLIHVLDDEKVAALKAQQKAIGTQLKTLDTAIEHFTAEQQWLKQLAEAEQSLTGLANRQQQLASRRDEFAPNAARLARHATVADLTAELTTLRALEQQRTQLTTQQTEAATTLTALHSSLNELLGKARLLTHQGTLAIEAIEPAVNTFREQIVSLTQNEQSEHQNAKRPLATVQQAIRSAEEPWLRKLPLNNTEAALEEVQLQQQKLANDLATLSAEYTSITPDTLQHALNQLVERTTQYSQLVTLLEEQQKRLAEGMSLKEKAETLDATVDANTKAEARLKLELEQLEATKVALEATQRRIDTEANLDELRKGLTSGEPCPLCGSLKHPYAQHYVQQTGEVALKLRIAQADWEAKRAQYEQAQRALIQSQSDQASFTTYRDQLRQEFKKRKAELATKLTAVALDPDIQPTELQSTIKLLNLQRQDLHRLQHLWQQRDMLQRIATDLQQADACLKRAAEIKARRESLYIGTDIRSDCETLLNQLARVQQQIATQQTLLRKAQDEGQACQQQLGQLHHGLTPVLTQRGFVDADSARACLLDATTARQLQEIETGLQKEADEISRRTEEETTKRDNALAHRKETGTAEQIDTQLKGLKDEQRRVTESVGYVKKQLEHDQDERKRQQSMRKKLTNLEQEAQPWRELARLIGSAKGDEFSKFAQGLTLSQLIGLANRRLRELTDRYLLQKPRDGQDELYVVDLYQGNAERSVSSLSGGETFTLSLSLALGLSDLASQNVQINSLFIDEGFGTLDPESLDTAIVMLEKLQHDSQKTIGIISHRHEIKERISVQIQVEKGTDGNSKLKVVE; encoded by the coding sequence ATGAAAATTCGGCAGATACGCTTTCGTAATATAAACTCCTTTTACGGCGAGCACCCGCCGGTTCAGTTCACGGAGGGCGCCTTGGCGGCTACGGGGCTATTTGTAATTTCGGGGCCCACCGGCGCGGGCAAGTCTACCCTACTCGACGTAATTACGCTAGCTCTGTTCAACCGGGTACCCCGGATTTCGGGTCAGCTTTCGAATACCGTTCTTGTGAACGAAGGCCTGATTGTGAATCAACAGGCTATGCAGGAACCTAACACGGCGGCCTATGCCGAAGTAGAGTACGAAGTAGCGGGTGAAGCATACCGATCGCGCTGGTCGGTTCGGAAGAACCGCAACGGCAACTGGAACAACTATGAGATGGAGGTGGCCCATTTGCCGAAAGGCGAAACCGAGGGCAAACTGTTTCCGATTAAGAATCTCGCTGATTTCCCCCGAAAAAACGAAGAGCTGATTGGCCTCACCTATGAGCAATTCATCCGGTCGATTGTACTGGCGCAGGGTGCTTTTGACCAGTTTTTGAAAGCTAAAGCGGCCGAACGGAGCAAAATGCTGGAGAAAATAACCGGCACTGAAATCTACCGTCTCCTGAGCCAACGGGCGTATGCCATCGCCAAAGACTACGATGCCCAACTGGAGACGATGCGACAGGCGGTTTCGTTAATTCACGTGCTCGACGATGAGAAGGTTGCCGCGTTGAAAGCCCAGCAAAAGGCGATCGGTACCCAGTTGAAAACGCTCGACACGGCCATTGAGCATTTTACAGCCGAACAACAGTGGCTCAAACAACTCGCCGAAGCAGAACAAAGTCTGACAGGGTTGGCGAATCGTCAACAGCAGCTGGCGAGTCGCCGTGACGAATTTGCCCCCAATGCCGCCCGGTTGGCCCGTCATGCCACCGTGGCCGACCTAACTGCCGAACTCACCACACTCCGTGCGCTGGAACAACAACGCACGCAACTGACGACCCAGCAAACCGAAGCTGCAACTACACTTACCGCCCTGCACTCCTCACTAAACGAGTTGCTGGGCAAAGCCCGGCTATTGACTCATCAGGGCACACTCGCCATTGAGGCTATCGAACCCGCCGTTAATACCTTCCGGGAGCAGATTGTGTCGCTGACGCAGAATGAACAAAGCGAACACCAGAATGCTAAACGCCCGCTTGCTACGGTACAGCAGGCCATTCGATCGGCGGAGGAGCCCTGGCTACGGAAATTACCGCTAAACAACACCGAAGCGGCTCTAGAGGAAGTACAGCTCCAACAGCAGAAACTGGCCAACGACCTGGCCACACTATCGGCCGAGTACACGTCCATCACGCCCGACACCCTTCAGCATGCGTTGAACCAACTGGTAGAACGCACCACGCAGTACAGCCAATTGGTCACCTTGCTTGAAGAACAGCAAAAACGACTGGCAGAAGGGATGAGCCTCAAAGAAAAGGCCGAAACACTCGACGCTACGGTTGACGCCAATACAAAAGCCGAAGCCCGGTTAAAATTGGAGCTTGAACAGCTGGAAGCGACCAAAGTGGCCCTTGAAGCGACCCAACGTCGAATCGATACAGAAGCCAACCTGGATGAACTCCGCAAAGGGCTGACCTCGGGCGAGCCTTGTCCGCTCTGCGGATCGTTGAAGCATCCGTATGCCCAGCACTATGTACAACAAACAGGCGAGGTGGCCCTGAAACTCCGGATTGCCCAGGCAGACTGGGAGGCCAAGCGGGCTCAATACGAGCAGGCGCAGCGAGCCCTCATTCAGTCGCAATCCGATCAGGCATCTTTTACTACCTACCGCGATCAACTGCGGCAGGAGTTCAAAAAACGCAAGGCCGAACTCGCAACTAAGTTGACAGCCGTAGCCCTCGACCCCGACATTCAACCCACCGAACTGCAAAGCACCATTAAGCTGCTTAATCTGCAACGGCAGGATTTGCACCGGCTGCAGCATCTCTGGCAACAGCGCGACATGCTACAACGGATAGCGACGGACCTGCAACAGGCGGATGCTTGCCTTAAACGAGCCGCCGAAATCAAAGCCCGACGTGAGTCCTTATATATAGGTACAGATATTCGGTCCGACTGTGAAACCCTCCTCAACCAGTTGGCGCGGGTTCAACAGCAGATAGCCACCCAACAAACGCTCCTTCGGAAGGCGCAGGACGAAGGGCAAGCCTGCCAGCAACAGCTTGGACAATTACACCACGGACTAACCCCTGTACTGACCCAGCGGGGGTTTGTCGATGCCGACTCGGCGCGGGCCTGCCTTCTCGATGCCACAACGGCCCGGCAGCTACAGGAAATCGAGACGGGATTGCAAAAAGAAGCCGATGAGATCAGCCGACGTACAGAGGAGGAAACAACCAAACGGGACAACGCGTTGGCCCATCGAAAAGAAACCGGCACAGCGGAACAAATCGATACGCAGCTCAAAGGGCTCAAGGATGAACAACGCCGGGTAACCGAAAGTGTGGGCTATGTGAAGAAGCAACTTGAACACGATCAGGACGAGCGCAAACGACAACAATCGATGCGCAAAAAGCTGACCAACCTGGAGCAGGAGGCTCAGCCCTGGCGCGAACTGGCCCGGCTCATTGGTAGCGCCAAGGGTGATGAGTTTAGCAAGTTTGCTCAGGGATTAACTCTCTCGCAACTGATCGGGCTGGCCAACCGGCGGCTCCGCGAACTCACTGACCGGTATTTGTTGCAAAAACCACGCGACGGGCAAGACGAACTGTACGTTGTGGATTTGTATCAGGGTAATGCCGAGCGGTCGGTATCGAGCTTGTCGGGGGGTGAAACATTTACGCTCAGCTTGTCGCTGGCGCTGGGGCTGTCGGATCTGGCTTCGCAAAATGTGCAGATCAACAGCCTGTTTATCGACGAGGGCTTTGGAACCCTCGACCCCGAATCGCTCGACACGGCCATTGTCATGCTCGAGAAACTTCAGCACGACAGCCAAAAGACCATCGGGATTATTTCGCACCGGCACGAAATCAAGGAGCGGATTTCGGTACAGATTCAGGTAGAGAAAGGAACCGACGGCAACAGCAAGCTGAAAGTGGTTGAGTAA
- a CDS encoding enoyl-ACP reductase FabI: MAYGLLQGKRGIISGALNDSSIAWKIAQRAKEEGATFTLTNAPIAMRMGEIKKLAEECNAEIIPADATSNEDLEKLFTQSQEILGGKIDFVLHSIGMSPNIRKGRAYTDLNYEWFKQTLDISALSFHRMMQTAYKLDAINEWGSVVGLTYMAAQRTFPFYTDMAEAKAMLESIARSFGYHYGKYRKVRVNTVSQSPTQTTAGSGIGGFDKFFGYADAIAPLGNATADQCADYCITLFSDYTRMVTMQNLFHDGGFSMTGVSAEIMDLVNVK; encoded by the coding sequence ATGGCATACGGACTATTACAAGGAAAACGCGGCATCATTTCGGGTGCCCTCAACGACAGCTCAATCGCTTGGAAAATAGCGCAGCGGGCTAAAGAAGAAGGAGCCACCTTTACGCTCACAAATGCCCCCATTGCTATGCGCATGGGCGAGATCAAAAAGCTGGCGGAAGAATGTAATGCCGAAATTATTCCGGCCGACGCCACCTCGAACGAAGACCTCGAAAAGCTCTTTACCCAATCGCAGGAAATTCTGGGCGGCAAAATCGACTTTGTGCTGCACAGCATCGGCATGAGCCCCAATATTCGCAAAGGCCGCGCCTACACTGACCTCAACTACGAATGGTTTAAGCAAACCCTCGATATTTCGGCGCTGTCGTTTCACCGCATGATGCAAACGGCCTATAAGCTGGATGCCATCAATGAGTGGGGTTCGGTAGTGGGTCTGACATATATGGCCGCCCAACGGACGTTTCCGTTCTACACCGACATGGCCGAAGCGAAAGCCATGCTGGAGTCCATTGCACGGAGCTTTGGCTACCACTACGGTAAATACCGCAAGGTGCGCGTCAACACGGTATCGCAGTCGCCAACGCAAACCACGGCTGGTTCGGGGATTGGTGGGTTCGATAAGTTTTTCGGATATGCCGATGCGATTGCCCCCTTGGGTAACGCTACGGCCGATCAGTGCGCCGATTACTGCATTACGCTTTTCTCAGATTATACGCGTATGGTGACCATGCAGAACCTCTTCCACGACGGTGGTTTCTCAATGACCGGCGTTTCGGCAGAAATCATGGATCTGGTGAATGTGAAATAG
- a CDS encoding alpha/beta hydrolase yields the protein MNRYLKWVGVGLAALGAAYLSGPRPSFEPVAPKPVQLTSSLAELEAVIARDEAAVPLKPDNEARIIWADSTSKQKTRYSLVYIPGFGASWAEGDPVNRAIAQAYGCNLYLARTAEHGLKSPDALKNLTPASYVASAERALAIGKALGDSVIVMGTSAGGMLTLYLAAHHPEIHSLILYSPCIATANPALKLTTRPWGQQILNRVMNGEHVNITRYKPDRAQYWLTRYHTNGLLTLQTLMDTYMTTEVFARIKQPVFMGYYYKDDEHQDEVVSVPAMLDMFAQLGTPTTQKREVAFPESGDHVIASRFTSGDLAGVERETRKFMEEVLRMSPQPVTVASIPKK from the coding sequence ATGAATCGATACCTGAAATGGGTAGGTGTAGGGCTGGCTGCTTTGGGGGCGGCTTATCTGTCGGGGCCTCGCCCGAGTTTTGAGCCGGTAGCCCCAAAGCCGGTTCAGTTGACCTCGTCGCTCGCTGAACTGGAAGCAGTCATTGCCCGCGACGAAGCCGCTGTGCCCCTCAAACCCGACAACGAGGCCCGGATTATCTGGGCCGATAGCACGTCGAAGCAAAAAACGCGGTATAGCCTTGTCTATATTCCGGGGTTTGGTGCCAGTTGGGCCGAGGGCGACCCGGTCAACCGAGCTATTGCGCAGGCCTACGGGTGTAACCTGTACCTGGCCCGTACCGCCGAACACGGCCTGAAATCGCCCGATGCGTTGAAAAACCTTACCCCGGCTTCATACGTGGCTTCGGCAGAGCGGGCGCTGGCCATTGGTAAGGCGTTGGGCGATAGTGTTATCGTGATGGGAACGTCGGCAGGTGGTATGCTGACACTGTATCTGGCGGCCCATCACCCCGAAATACACAGCCTGATACTCTACTCACCCTGTATCGCTACGGCCAACCCGGCCCTTAAGCTAACCACGCGGCCCTGGGGCCAACAGATTCTGAATCGGGTTATGAACGGTGAGCACGTCAACATTACCCGGTATAAACCCGACCGTGCCCAGTACTGGCTTACGCGTTATCACACCAACGGGTTGCTAACGCTCCAGACCCTGATGGACACGTACATGACAACCGAGGTGTTTGCCCGCATTAAGCAGCCCGTGTTTATGGGGTATTATTATAAAGACGACGAGCATCAGGATGAGGTGGTATCGGTACCGGCCATGCTCGATATGTTTGCGCAACTGGGGACGCCGACCACGCAGAAACGCGAGGTGGCTTTTCCCGAATCGGGCGATCATGTGATTGCCTCCCGGTTTACCTCCGGGGATCTTGCCGGGGTAGAGCGCGAAACCCGAAAATTTATGGAAGAGGTGCTGAGAATGAGCCCCCAGCCAGTTACTGTCGCTTCCATCCCCAAAAAATAA
- a CDS encoding methyltransferase RsmF C-terminal domain-like protein, with protein MIQLPPAFRAQMQAQLADEFSAFEAALAQEPPVSVRVNPRKPALDTTHLKPVPWCAEGYYLPERPVFTLDPLFQAGAYYVQEASSMLLAEALRQSVNLNRPLKVLDLCAAPGGKTTLMASLLSDDSLLMCNEVIRTRIPILRENVEKWGYPNVLISNHDPDDMGGLAGFFDVVMVDAPCSGEGLFRKDIDAVQEWSTDAVQLCSARQKRILAAAAPLVDQGGILIYSTCTYNEAENSENMQFLLDNGFKNRPLNLPADWQVVPKQQAGAVGYQCYPHRVEGEGFFISVFEKTDFAPAIKNNSRPFRDWKPLRPRETAQVRSWLAEPDRFSYWQKPNGEVVAILTSLEKTLYFVNDQLRNKGFGLDSGTFKGTDFVPAHALALSTALASTVPGVELSKEEALRYFKKENLVLNEPVRGWVLARFEGLALGWMKGVGNRVNNYLPKDWRIRMDIKEYV; from the coding sequence ATGATTCAACTTCCCCCCGCGTTTCGTGCGCAGATGCAGGCCCAGCTGGCCGACGAATTTTCGGCGTTTGAAGCCGCGCTTGCTCAGGAACCGCCGGTTAGTGTTCGCGTCAACCCGCGCAAACCCGCACTCGATACCACCCACCTGAAGCCGGTGCCCTGGTGCGCCGAGGGGTATTACCTACCCGAACGGCCCGTGTTTACGCTCGACCCGCTGTTTCAGGCCGGTGCGTACTATGTGCAGGAGGCCTCGTCGATGCTGCTGGCCGAAGCCCTGCGGCAGTCGGTTAATCTGAACCGACCGCTTAAAGTACTCGATCTGTGTGCCGCCCCCGGTGGGAAAACTACCCTGATGGCGTCGTTGCTGTCGGACGATAGCTTGCTGATGTGCAACGAGGTGATTCGTACCCGCATCCCGATCCTGCGCGAAAACGTGGAAAAATGGGGCTATCCGAACGTGCTAATCAGCAATCATGACCCCGACGATATGGGGGGACTGGCGGGTTTCTTTGATGTCGTCATGGTCGATGCTCCCTGCTCAGGTGAGGGGCTTTTCCGGAAAGACATCGATGCCGTGCAGGAATGGTCTACCGATGCCGTACAGCTGTGCTCGGCGCGGCAGAAACGGATTCTGGCGGCAGCCGCCCCGCTTGTCGATCAGGGGGGGATTCTGATTTACAGCACTTGTACCTACAATGAGGCCGAAAACAGCGAAAACATGCAGTTTTTGCTCGACAACGGGTTCAAAAATCGGCCGCTCAACCTGCCTGCCGACTGGCAAGTGGTGCCTAAACAGCAGGCCGGGGCGGTGGGCTATCAGTGTTATCCGCACCGGGTAGAGGGTGAGGGGTTTTTTATCAGTGTGTTTGAGAAAACTGATTTTGCTCCCGCTATCAAAAACAACAGCCGCCCCTTTCGCGACTGGAAGCCCCTCCGCCCCCGCGAAACGGCACAGGTGCGGAGCTGGCTGGCCGAGCCCGACCGGTTTTCGTACTGGCAAAAGCCCAATGGGGAGGTAGTGGCTATTCTGACATCGCTCGAAAAAACGCTGTACTTTGTCAATGACCAACTCCGCAACAAAGGGTTTGGCCTGGATTCGGGCACGTTTAAAGGGACCGATTTTGTGCCGGCCCATGCGCTGGCCCTCAGCACAGCGCTGGCCTCCACGGTACCGGGCGTTGAGCTTAGTAAAGAAGAAGCACTTCGGTACTTTAAGAAAGAGAATCTGGTCTTGAATGAGCCAGTTCGAGGGTGGGTGCTGGCGCGTTTCGAGGGGTTGGCACTGGGCTGGATGAAAGGCGTTGGCAACCGGGTGAATAACTACCTGCCAAAGGATTGGCGGATCCGAATGGATATAAAAGAGTACGTATAA
- a CDS encoding KdsC family phosphatase, with translation MNPLHERFARVRTFIFDVDGVLTDGSVHALASGEQFRTFNIRDGYGIEQALKAGYKIAIVSAGNQEGVRKRLEFLKIKDIFMGGPSDQKLNAYLGYLTRDAVAEDEVLYMGDDLPDWEILARPALLSTCPADAADEIQAICDYISPKPGGRGAVRDVIEQVMKAQGKWVR, from the coding sequence ATGAACCCACTACACGAACGTTTTGCCCGCGTCCGCACCTTCATTTTTGATGTCGACGGGGTGCTGACCGATGGCAGCGTGCATGCTTTAGCCTCTGGCGAGCAGTTTCGCACCTTCAACATCCGCGACGGCTACGGTATTGAGCAAGCCCTCAAGGCGGGGTACAAAATCGCGATTGTATCGGCCGGTAATCAGGAGGGCGTTCGGAAACGGCTGGAATTCCTGAAAATAAAAGACATTTTCATGGGCGGCCCTTCCGACCAGAAGCTCAACGCGTATCTGGGATACCTCACCCGCGACGCCGTTGCCGAAGATGAGGTGCTCTACATGGGCGACGACCTCCCCGACTGGGAGATTCTGGCCCGCCCGGCTCTCCTCAGCACTTGCCCGGCCGATGCTGCCGATGAGATTCAGGCTATTTGTGACTATATATCGCCCAAACCCGGCGGCCGTGGAGCCGTGCGCGACGTGATTGAGCAGGTCATGAAAGCGCAGGGCAAATGGGTAAGATAA
- the ybeY gene encoding rRNA maturation RNase YbeY, whose protein sequence is MIRFFNEDTPYKLPQKQATRQWLKQQAEAEGFRIGDLNYIFCSDEHVLQVNRDYLDHDYYTDIITFDQSEEEDLLEGDIFISVDRVVDNAAQLGVAPIQEMRRVLAHGLLHLCGFGDKTPEEEQAMRAKENEWLAVWKDRNAD, encoded by the coding sequence ATGATTCGATTTTTCAACGAAGATACCCCCTACAAACTGCCGCAAAAACAGGCCACGCGCCAGTGGCTGAAGCAACAGGCCGAAGCTGAAGGCTTCCGCATCGGCGACCTGAACTATATTTTCTGCTCCGACGAGCACGTGCTGCAGGTCAACCGTGACTACCTCGATCACGATTATTACACCGACATCATCACCTTTGACCAGAGCGAGGAAGAAGACCTGCTCGAAGGCGATATCTTTATTAGTGTCGACCGGGTGGTCGATAATGCCGCTCAGTTGGGTGTTGCGCCTATTCAGGAAATGCGCCGGGTGTTGGCCCACGGGTTGCTGCACCTCTGCGGCTTCGGCGACAAAACACCCGAAGAAGAACAGGCTATGAGGGCGAAAGAGAACGAATGGTTAGCGGTTTGGAAGGATAGGAACGCGGATTGA
- a CDS encoding Uma2 family endonuclease, which translates to MTLSIANMPDVQQTIVKFANYQMDDLAFYEFCRQNDHLKFERNPDGTIVAMPNTGGKTGNRNTKITSRLDAWSETHGGLVFDSSTAFKLPNGATRSPDVAWVSDARWNELTEDEQERFPPVAPEFVVELMSKTDVLAPAKDKMQEYIANGVQLGWLINVKQQEVLIYRADGTIGKHTDFNEPISGEKVLPGFTFNLNLLMR; encoded by the coding sequence ATGACGCTGAGTATTGCCAATATGCCAGACGTGCAGCAAACGATTGTCAAGTTTGCTAACTACCAGATGGATGATCTGGCGTTCTACGAGTTTTGCCGTCAAAATGACCACCTTAAGTTTGAGCGCAACCCCGACGGAACTATTGTAGCGATGCCCAATACAGGCGGAAAAACGGGAAACCGGAACACTAAAATTACCTCACGGCTCGACGCTTGGTCGGAGACACATGGAGGACTGGTTTTTGACTCTTCAACTGCTTTTAAGCTACCCAATGGAGCCACCCGCTCACCGGATGTTGCCTGGGTGAGCGATGCCCGATGGAACGAGCTTACCGAAGATGAACAGGAGCGGTTTCCACCGGTAGCTCCCGAGTTTGTTGTTGAGTTGATGTCTAAAACAGATGTATTGGCTCCTGCAAAAGACAAAATGCAGGAATATATTGCCAACGGTGTGCAGCTTGGCTGGCTTATCAATGTCAAACAACAGGAGGTTTTGATTTATAGGGCCGACGGAACCATTGGCAAGCACACCGATTTCAACGAGCCAATTTCAGGAGAAAAGGTATTACCAGGCTTTACCTTTAATCTGAACTTGCTGATGCGCTAA